A single region of the Blastopirellula marina genome encodes:
- a CDS encoding ArsR/SmtB family transcription factor: protein MLDTMRQFKAGIFQALGHPTRVAIVELLSQEEMSVGQLCEQVGVEQANASQHLTVLRNKYIVDNRKEGNQIFYRLRDPLLGEVLEKMREYFFAHLEEATEMLRVEKREAKKSKQETRR, encoded by the coding sequence ATGCTGGACACGATGCGGCAGTTCAAAGCAGGTATCTTTCAGGCACTCGGGCACCCTACCCGGGTCGCCATCGTCGAACTGCTCAGCCAGGAAGAGATGTCGGTGGGGCAGTTGTGCGAGCAGGTTGGTGTCGAGCAGGCCAACGCCTCTCAGCACCTGACTGTCTTGCGCAATAAGTACATCGTTGACAACCGCAAGGAAGGCAACCAAATCTTCTACCGGCTTCGCGATCCCTTGCTGGGCGAGGTACTTGAAAAGATGCGGGAATACTTCTTCGCACACCTGGAAGAAGCGACCGAAATGCTGCGTGTCGAAAAGCGAGAAGCCAAGAAGAGCAAGCAGGAGACCAGGCGATGA
- a CDS encoding SMI1/KNR4 family protein, with the protein MDTWREVILRAYGSRVDAEGTSSKPAFYPPCAVGEIEEAEACLKVSLPADLRSLLLESDGVMDLLSVDGQVFFESLWLIWPIEMMRKENLHARESAMQDHAELGIGDTLFFASAGTDGILFGCPVSPSEVPDCPVVAWYSMEGYLVLLAGSLSEFIEGWLANRITV; encoded by the coding sequence ATGGATACGTGGCGAGAAGTTATCCTGCGTGCGTATGGTTCCCGGGTGGATGCCGAGGGGACCAGCAGCAAGCCAGCATTCTATCCGCCGTGCGCTGTTGGTGAGATTGAAGAAGCGGAAGCGTGTCTGAAGGTCTCGTTGCCGGCGGATTTACGATCGTTGTTGCTGGAGTCGGACGGGGTGATGGATTTGCTTTCGGTCGATGGGCAAGTGTTCTTCGAGAGCCTATGGCTGATCTGGCCGATCGAGATGATGCGGAAAGAAAACCTGCACGCTCGCGAGAGTGCCATGCAAGACCACGCCGAGCTGGGCATTGGAGATACGTTGTTCTTTGCGTCGGCCGGTACGGATGGAATTCTATTTGGCTGTCCCGTTTCGCCCAGCGAGGTGCCAGATTGCCCGGTTGTGGCCTGGTATTCGATGGAAGGTTACCTCGTCCTGTTGGCTGGTTCGCTATCTGAGTTTATCGAGGGGTGGCTTGCCAATCGGATCACGGTTTAA
- a CDS encoding arylsulfatase, whose product MQTRKLLLAFAALCCLAIGQNARAADKPNILIIFGDDVGYWNISTFNGGLMGYETPNIDRLAKEGGKFTCYYAQQSCTAGRSAFITGQMPFRTGMSKVGLPGADLGLQPEDPTIAELLKPLGYTTGQFGKNHLGDKDEFLPTNHGFDEFFGNLYHLNAEEEPENEDYPKNPEFKKKYGPRGVIHSTADGKIEDTGPLTKKRMETIDEEVLGVAKDFLERSTKADKPFFCWFNTTRMHNFTHVSDKYAGKTGLGFYADGMVGHDAVIGQLLDYVDELGIADNTIVVYTTDNGPMVCLYPDAGTTPFRGEKNTNWDGGWRVPAVIRWPGTVKPGTVFQDLVAGEDWLPTLLAAAGDPAIKDKLLKGHKAGDKTYKVHLDGFDQSDYLAGKTDESARKGFMYFSDDGDLLAVRGKRIKAHFMIQEATGIDVWRNPFTTLRAPIFFDLKIDPGERGDEGMNYNDWWYRRAYVLVPVQQEVARVLETFKEYPPRQKPASFTVGDALEALSSPPAPGK is encoded by the coding sequence ATGCAAACCAGGAAGTTGTTGCTCGCTTTTGCTGCCCTTTGTTGTTTGGCGATCGGGCAGAATGCCCGTGCCGCCGACAAGCCGAATATCTTGATCATCTTTGGAGACGACGTCGGTTATTGGAACATCAGCACCTTCAACGGCGGCCTGATGGGTTACGAGACCCCAAATATTGACCGCTTGGCCAAAGAAGGTGGCAAGTTCACCTGCTATTACGCTCAGCAAAGCTGTACGGCCGGGCGATCGGCTTTCATCACCGGCCAGATGCCCTTTCGCACCGGCATGTCGAAGGTGGGTCTGCCGGGTGCCGACCTTGGTTTGCAGCCAGAGGATCCAACCATTGCGGAACTGCTCAAACCGCTTGGTTATACAACGGGCCAGTTTGGTAAGAATCACCTTGGCGACAAGGATGAGTTTCTGCCGACCAACCACGGGTTCGACGAGTTCTTCGGCAACCTGTACCACCTCAATGCTGAAGAAGAACCAGAGAACGAAGATTATCCCAAGAACCCTGAATTCAAGAAGAAGTATGGTCCACGCGGTGTGATCCATAGTACGGCGGACGGCAAGATTGAAGATACCGGCCCACTTACCAAGAAGCGTATGGAAACCATCGACGAAGAGGTGCTGGGAGTTGCCAAGGACTTCCTGGAACGTTCGACCAAGGCCGATAAGCCGTTCTTTTGCTGGTTTAACACGACGCGAATGCACAACTTCACCCACGTCAGTGACAAGTACGCTGGCAAGACGGGCCTGGGCTTTTACGCCGACGGCATGGTGGGGCACGATGCCGTCATCGGTCAATTGTTGGACTACGTCGACGAACTCGGTATCGCTGATAACACAATTGTCGTCTACACGACCGACAACGGCCCGATGGTCTGCCTGTACCCGGATGCCGGTACAACGCCTTTCCGAGGCGAGAAGAACACTAACTGGGACGGTGGTTGGCGCGTGCCTGCTGTGATTCGCTGGCCCGGTACGGTTAAGCCAGGGACTGTGTTCCAAGATCTCGTTGCTGGCGAAGACTGGCTGCCAACGCTGTTGGCCGCTGCCGGTGATCCTGCCATCAAAGACAAGCTGCTCAAGGGGCACAAGGCTGGCGACAAGACGTACAAGGTTCACCTCGATGGCTTCGACCAGAGCGACTACCTGGCCGGCAAGACCGACGAAAGTGCGCGTAAGGGCTTCATGTACTTCAGCGACGACGGCGACCTGCTGGCAGTTCGCGGTAAGCGCATCAAGGCTCACTTCATGATCCAGGAAGCGACCGGTATCGATGTTTGGCGTAATCCGTTTACGACCCTCCGAGCGCCAATCTTCTTCGACCTGAAGATCGATCCAGGCGAGCGTGGAGACGAAGGGATGAACTACAACGACTGGTGGTATCGCCGCGCCTACGTGCTGGTTCCGGTTCAGCAGGAAGTTGCCCGCGTGCTTGAAACGTTTAAGGAGTATCCTCCGCGTCAAAAGCCAGCCAGCTTCACCGTCGGCGATGCTCTGGAGGCGCTCAGTTCCCCGCCAGCACCTGGCAAGTAA
- a CDS encoding glycerophosphodiester phosphodiesterase codes for MRLRLMTFGLLLLLVLTGTNRVLAAGPVILAHRGGAYEFEENTMEGFRACYERGIRGFETDVRMTKDGVLVILHDDTLDRTHNATGPVEHMTAAELKGVATKKGQKMLFLDELLAYFADKPGVYIEWEMKISNKKLYPDEVIDDYCKKLYSAAEARKAEGSTYVYSSFDERPLKAVEALDPKAPMSLIASKPCSTEFIERAKQLGADRIACQLKGTSRADVEEAHKNGIGVNCWPGRAGEDYLLTRGLGADVHCTDIPTVIQGIKEKLE; via the coding sequence ATGCGCCTTCGTTTGATGACGTTTGGATTGTTGTTGCTGCTTGTGTTGACTGGAACGAACCGCGTGTTGGCAGCAGGGCCGGTGATTCTGGCCCACCGGGGTGGTGCGTATGAATTTGAAGAGAACACGATGGAAGGATTTCGCGCCTGCTACGAGCGCGGGATTCGCGGCTTCGAAACCGACGTCCGCATGACCAAGGATGGCGTCCTGGTGATTCTGCACGACGACACGCTCGATCGAACCCACAACGCGACCGGGCCCGTCGAACACATGACGGCAGCCGAACTGAAAGGCGTTGCCACCAAGAAGGGGCAGAAGATGCTCTTTCTGGACGAACTGTTGGCATACTTCGCCGATAAGCCAGGCGTCTACATCGAATGGGAAATGAAGATCAGCAATAAAAAGCTTTACCCTGATGAAGTGATCGACGACTACTGCAAGAAGCTTTACTCCGCTGCCGAGGCCCGCAAGGCGGAAGGTTCGACCTATGTCTATTCGTCGTTTGACGAACGACCCTTGAAAGCGGTCGAGGCTCTGGATCCGAAGGCCCCGATGTCGCTGATCGCCAGCAAGCCATGCTCGACCGAATTCATCGAGCGAGCCAAGCAGCTTGGGGCCGACCGGATTGCCTGCCAGCTGAAGGGGACGTCTCGCGCGGACGTCGAAGAGGCACATAAAAACGGCATCGGCGTCAACTGCTGGCCAGGCCGCGCCGGGGAAGACTACCTGCTGACACGCGGCCTGGGTGCCGACGTCCACTGCACCGACATTCCGACGGTGATTCAGGGGATTAAAGAGAAGTTAGAGTAG
- a CDS encoding DUF3916 domain-containing protein, translating to MRRLDLHPKKKFRGQGRRLREFHTRLQRITQHRLEPDDLGCEYYNWKIPIYQKALLGRRKIANRWLKAWFAYGIEWLENQDPQYISCVITSLPDGFASEYCTFFSHEYFQSFIHRQNVWQTWDRVESPSAPCFMNGFDLSRYTFIEYDEIIRDEEDGYEFRGKQYILGHHLPVNVLG from the coding sequence ATGCGCAGACTAGACCTTCATCCCAAGAAAAAGTTCCGCGGCCAAGGGCGTCGATTGCGCGAGTTCCATACGCGGCTGCAGCGAATTACGCAACATCGCTTGGAACCAGATGACTTGGGATGCGAATACTACAACTGGAAGATTCCGATATACCAGAAGGCATTACTTGGGCGTCGGAAGATTGCGAATCGATGGCTGAAGGCCTGGTTTGCCTATGGTATCGAGTGGTTAGAGAATCAAGATCCTCAATACATCTCGTGCGTCATTACATCGCTGCCAGATGGGTTCGCTTCGGAATATTGTACCTTCTTCAGTCATGAATACTTTCAATCATTCATTCATCGCCAAAACGTGTGGCAAACATGGGACCGAGTGGAGTCGCCATCGGCCCCATGCTTCATGAACGGCTTTGATCTCAGTCGGTACACGTTCATCGAGTACGATGAGATCATTCGAGATGAGGAAGATGGCTATGAGTTTCGTGGAAAGCAGTACATCCTAGGACATCACCTGCCCGTCAACGTCCTGGGATAA
- a CDS encoding ABC transporter ATP-binding protein — translation MIQLEAIRKDYNRRGHAVTAFQCETQRIDDGEYIAIVGPSGSGKTTLLSMLGGMLSPTTGRVLVDGISLYEHSVAERSAIRGQKMGFVFQSFNLIPYLTAMQNVQIPLSFSKIPAAQQQERATEMLIHLGLAERLHHRPSELSVGQQQRVALARTLVNDPQIILADEPTGNLDPTSREVVLETFDQCHQQGRTLIVVTHDPSVAKRATRRLTLVDGMLVAEGAMKAAA, via the coding sequence ATGATTCAACTTGAAGCAATCCGCAAGGATTACAACCGACGTGGACACGCAGTGACCGCGTTTCAGTGTGAAACTCAGCGAATCGACGATGGCGAGTACATCGCCATCGTCGGCCCGAGCGGAAGCGGCAAGACAACACTGCTTTCGATGCTTGGGGGAATGCTGTCTCCCACGACGGGCCGCGTGCTGGTCGACGGTATCTCGCTGTACGAACATTCGGTCGCCGAGCGTTCGGCTATTCGCGGTCAGAAGATGGGCTTTGTCTTTCAAAGCTTCAACCTGATCCCGTACCTGACCGCAATGCAAAACGTGCAGATCCCTCTCAGCTTCTCGAAGATACCGGCTGCTCAGCAGCAAGAACGTGCCACCGAGATGCTGATCCACTTGGGTCTGGCCGAACGCCTGCATCACAGGCCGTCGGAATTGAGCGTCGGACAGCAGCAGCGCGTCGCGCTTGCGCGAACGCTGGTGAACGATCCGCAGATCATTCTGGCTGACGAGCCGACCGGCAACCTCGACCCGACAAGCCGCGAAGTCGTGCTGGAAACGTTCGATCAGTGCCACCAGCAAGGACGAACGCTGATCGTGGTAACACACGATCCAAGCGTCGCGAAGCGAGCCACCCGGCGGCTAACGCTCGTCGATGGAATGCTCGTTGCGGAAGGGGCAATGAAAGCTGCAGCGTGA
- a CDS encoding ABC transporter permease — translation MNLRSIIWHELKSRPAGVAFNSLTIFLGVAALVAIRHVTVHSEEAVSKQLINLGANILVLPKEATLQDYYAADQNGGTLPEEYVAEIFLAGLSGVEQVSPRLNVSTELSGHPVAVTGILPQSEVDSLAAWQATTMFMNTTSSGCCTKANVATSDDLKAPEALIKYRAIQNLDKKALVLGSDIALKLNCKVNDRLNLQGEKFTVIGVLPTTGTVDDGRVFAHLHSVQRLWEKDSTCNAIEIVGCCEDAAGSLVPQLKELLPDAKIVTISQVVETQVGVNSLMAKTSWIVLAVMIVVGGAGLAGSIASNVRERRREIGTLMALGATPGFIQKLFLGKAFILGLCAGSIGCLVGVVAAVIAGPVWAGVAIMPLVGTSLLSIVAATLVALVAAWWPAQGAAHLDPCICFREV, via the coding sequence ATGAATCTTCGTTCCATCATCTGGCACGAGTTGAAGTCGCGCCCGGCCGGGGTGGCCTTCAACAGCCTGACCATCTTTCTGGGAGTCGCCGCGTTGGTGGCGATTCGCCATGTCACGGTCCATTCGGAAGAAGCCGTGTCAAAGCAACTGATCAATCTTGGTGCCAACATCCTGGTCCTTCCCAAAGAGGCCACGCTCCAAGACTACTATGCCGCCGATCAAAACGGCGGAACGCTGCCGGAAGAATATGTCGCCGAAATCTTCCTCGCCGGTTTATCTGGTGTTGAACAAGTTTCGCCGCGGCTAAACGTCTCGACCGAACTCAGCGGCCACCCGGTCGCGGTCACCGGTATTCTGCCGCAGTCGGAAGTCGATTCACTGGCAGCCTGGCAAGCGACGACGATGTTCATGAATACCACCAGCTCCGGCTGCTGCACGAAGGCCAACGTCGCCACGAGCGATGATCTGAAAGCCCCCGAGGCATTGATCAAATACCGGGCGATTCAAAACCTCGATAAGAAGGCGCTCGTGTTGGGTTCTGATATCGCTTTGAAGTTGAACTGCAAGGTCAATGACCGGCTGAACCTGCAAGGGGAAAAGTTCACCGTGATCGGCGTTCTACCGACGACCGGTACCGTGGACGACGGACGCGTGTTCGCCCACTTGCATTCGGTCCAACGACTGTGGGAGAAGGACTCGACCTGCAATGCGATTGAGATTGTCGGCTGCTGCGAAGACGCAGCGGGCAGCCTGGTACCTCAGCTAAAGGAACTTCTGCCGGACGCCAAGATCGTAACGATCTCGCAAGTGGTCGAAACACAGGTCGGCGTCAACTCGCTAATGGCCAAGACCTCGTGGATCGTGCTGGCCGTGATGATCGTCGTCGGCGGGGCAGGCCTGGCCGGTTCGATCGCCTCGAACGTCCGCGAACGCCGCCGCGAGATCGGTACGCTGATGGCACTCGGAGCAACGCCAGGTTTCATCCAAAAGCTGTTCCTCGGCAAGGCGTTCATTTTAGGGCTATGTGCCGGCAGCATTGGCTGCCTGGTCGGCGTAGTAGCCGCGGTCATCGCCGGCCCCGTCTGGGCAGGCGTCGCCATCATGCCGCTCGTAGGGACGTCGCTCCTTTCCATCGTTGCAGCCACGTTGGTGGCGTTGGTGGCCGCGTGGTGGCCAGCTCAGGGAGCGGCCCATCTCGATCCTTGCATCTGTTTTCGGGAGGTATAA
- a CDS encoding PSD1 and planctomycete cytochrome C domain-containing protein: MSLRRALFPLLTLLAAVGLDGREVVAQSSIDFNRDIRPIFAARCFACHGPDESHREADLRLDERDAAIDYGAIVPNAPDESLLIERILSDDPDLQMPPPHTNDTLTAEQKEKFRQWIKEGAAYAEHWAFVPPQKPPVPEVADTSWPRSDIDRFVLARLEKEGLEPSAEADKYALVRRVYLDLIGLPPTPAEADTFVNDQDPEAYEKLVDRLLASPHYGERWARDWLDLARYSDTNGYEKDRPRSIWPYRDWVIRAINEDMPFDQFTIEQIAGDMLPDATESQKIATGFHRNTMLNEEGGIDPLEYRFYAMVDRVATTGTVWLGLTVGCAQCHTHKYDPITHTDYYSFMALMNNADEPDFRIKSADIVKRREEINAQIKRLTAELAGQFPPAEGEGNEGERRQANLQAKRSQWLDTAQKDATPWKTLAATKLESNLPKLESLPDHSILSSGDITKRDVFTVTYSIDASQLPVTALRLEVMADPRLPAGGPGRAYYEGREGDFFLSELSAQFGGQPVKLDGASHSYGKISIGSGSADAANVLDGNGSTGWSTAEREGESHQLVVNLPQPITTAGELTVELLFERHFAASVGRFRVSAASVDRPVVAKVMPVEVESLLAKTSEELTTEQQEQIRHYYLSIAPELVDARKPIDALRKKLPAFPMTLVMEERPRDNPRPTFLHHRGEYLSPKEAVTPRVPEFLGDDASPGPTNRLELARWLVGNENPLTARVVVNRAWQALFGRGLAESSGDFGTQSDPPSHPQLLDYLACSLMENGWSMKDLHRQMVLSATYRQTADASQEQRANDPANRLLARGPRFRVDAEIVRDIMLMASGSFSDKMYGPGVYPPQPESVTSLAYGDFKWKPSTGKDRYRRSIYTFSKRTTPFAAFAVFDAPSGEVCTAQRDRSNTPLQALTLLNDAMYIELAQALAAAARHEAATPEAIAENIFRRLVTRPPGQDEMKAILSYRNQQLARLQSGEINVQEICSDKSSTPEQAAWVMVARSLMNLDEAVTKP, translated from the coding sequence ATGTCGCTTCGTCGAGCTCTTTTCCCTCTTCTGACTCTGCTTGCGGCTGTTGGTCTCGATGGCCGTGAAGTAGTGGCTCAGTCTTCAATCGATTTCAATCGAGATATTCGTCCGATCTTTGCTGCGCGGTGCTTTGCCTGTCACGGCCCCGATGAATCGCACCGCGAGGCCGACTTGCGATTGGATGAGCGAGACGCCGCGATCGATTATGGTGCGATTGTCCCCAATGCGCCGGACGAGAGCTTGCTCATCGAGCGTATCTTGTCGGATGACCCCGACCTGCAGATGCCCCCTCCGCATACGAACGATACCCTGACGGCCGAGCAGAAAGAGAAGTTTCGCCAGTGGATCAAAGAGGGAGCCGCTTACGCCGAGCACTGGGCATTCGTCCCTCCGCAGAAGCCGCCCGTGCCAGAGGTTGCCGACACAAGCTGGCCGCGTAGCGACATCGATCGGTTTGTGTTGGCACGGCTGGAAAAGGAAGGTTTAGAGCCGTCGGCGGAAGCGGATAAGTACGCGCTCGTTCGCCGCGTGTACTTAGACTTGATTGGCTTGCCACCCACACCAGCCGAGGCCGACACATTCGTCAACGATCAAGACCCTGAAGCATACGAGAAACTGGTCGATCGCTTGTTGGCTTCGCCGCATTACGGCGAACGTTGGGCCCGCGATTGGTTGGACCTGGCTCGCTACTCCGATACCAACGGCTACGAGAAAGATCGTCCCCGTTCGATCTGGCCCTACCGAGACTGGGTCATTCGTGCGATCAACGAAGACATGCCGTTCGATCAATTCACCATCGAGCAAATCGCTGGCGACATGCTGCCGGATGCGACAGAAAGCCAGAAGATTGCGACCGGCTTTCACCGCAACACGATGCTGAACGAAGAAGGGGGAATCGATCCGCTCGAATATCGCTTCTACGCGATGGTCGACCGCGTGGCCACCACTGGGACAGTCTGGCTGGGACTGACGGTCGGATGTGCCCAGTGCCATACGCACAAGTACGATCCGATCACGCATACCGATTACTACTCGTTCATGGCCCTGATGAATAATGCCGACGAGCCAGATTTTCGCATCAAGTCGGCTGATATTGTCAAACGTCGTGAAGAAATCAACGCGCAGATCAAGCGGTTGACGGCAGAACTTGCTGGTCAATTCCCACCGGCGGAAGGAGAAGGGAACGAAGGAGAACGTCGGCAAGCGAATCTCCAGGCCAAGCGTTCCCAGTGGTTGGACACTGCCCAAAAGGACGCCACGCCATGGAAGACGCTTGCCGCCACTAAGCTGGAAAGCAATTTGCCGAAGCTCGAGTCGCTGCCGGATCACTCCATTCTGTCCAGCGGCGATATTACCAAGCGTGACGTATTTACCGTGACGTACTCGATCGATGCGAGCCAGTTGCCCGTGACCGCGCTGCGGCTTGAGGTGATGGCCGATCCGCGTTTGCCTGCCGGCGGCCCAGGGCGTGCCTACTACGAAGGGCGCGAAGGGGACTTCTTTCTCAGCGAACTGTCGGCCCAGTTCGGCGGTCAACCGGTCAAGCTGGATGGTGCCTCGCATAGCTACGGAAAGATCAGTATTGGCAGTGGCAGTGCCGACGCGGCGAACGTCCTGGACGGGAATGGTTCGACAGGCTGGTCGACTGCCGAGCGAGAAGGGGAGTCGCATCAGTTGGTCGTTAACTTGCCGCAGCCGATCACCACGGCGGGCGAGCTGACGGTAGAACTCCTCTTCGAACGACACTTCGCGGCGAGCGTTGGTCGCTTCCGTGTCTCCGCGGCCTCGGTCGATCGCCCGGTCGTGGCCAAAGTGATGCCTGTTGAAGTGGAATCGCTGCTGGCCAAAACGTCGGAAGAGCTTACCACTGAGCAGCAAGAGCAGATCCGTCACTACTATCTTTCGATTGCTCCGGAACTGGTCGACGCGCGCAAGCCGATCGATGCCCTACGCAAGAAGCTACCAGCGTTTCCGATGACACTCGTGATGGAAGAACGCCCCAGAGACAACCCACGCCCGACGTTTCTGCATCACCGTGGTGAATACTTGAGTCCGAAAGAAGCCGTCACACCGCGTGTGCCGGAGTTTCTCGGTGACGATGCTTCCCCCGGTCCAACCAATCGGTTGGAACTGGCGCGGTGGTTGGTCGGCAACGAGAATCCTTTGACGGCCCGCGTGGTTGTGAACCGAGCCTGGCAGGCCCTGTTTGGGCGAGGGCTCGCAGAAAGTAGCGGAGACTTTGGCACGCAGTCGGATCCACCGTCGCACCCCCAGCTACTCGACTACCTGGCCTGCTCGCTGATGGAGAACGGTTGGTCGATGAAAGACCTGCATCGCCAGATGGTGCTCAGTGCAACCTATCGCCAGACGGCGGACGCTTCGCAGGAACAGCGGGCCAACGATCCTGCCAATCGACTGCTCGCGAGGGGGCCTCGGTTCCGTGTTGATGCCGAGATCGTCCGAGACATCATGCTGATGGCCAGCGGTAGTTTCTCGGACAAAATGTATGGCCCTGGCGTTTACCCGCCGCAGCCAGAGAGCGTGACCTCGCTGGCGTACGGCGATTTCAAATGGAAGCCATCGACCGGAAAGGACAGGTATCGGCGATCGATCTATACGTTCAGCAAACGAACGACCCCCTTCGCTGCGTTTGCCGTGTTTGATGCACCCAGTGGTGAAGTATGCACGGCCCAGCGAGATCGCAGCAACACGCCGCTGCAGGCGTTAACGCTATTGAATGATGCCATGTACATCGAACTCGCTCAGGCGTTGGCGGCGGCCGCGCGGCACGAAGCTGCTACGCCGGAAGCGATCGCCGAGAACATCTTCCGACGATTGGTGACGCGGCCCCCTGGGCAAGATGAGATGAAAGCGATCCTCAGCTATCGAAACCAACAGCTTGCTCGACTACAAAGTGGCGAAATCAACGTTCAGGAGATTTGCTCGGACAAGTCGAGTACCCCTGAGCAAGCAGCATGGGTCATGGTGGCTCGCTCGCTGATGAACCTGGATGAAGCCGTTACGAAACCTTAA
- a CDS encoding DUF1501 domain-containing protein — MNWLQEQTRRHFFRNCGVGIGKIALASLLAQSSEAVAEGTGPFTPKSTHFPAKAKRVIYLFMAGAPSQLELFDYKPKLAEMEGKPIPPSVIDGQRYAFIQPDAAVLGPRFKFAKHGQCGAEISEVLPGLAKVVDHISIVRSVHTDHFNHSPAQLFCNTGNGVPGRPSMGSWLSYGLGSEADDLPSFVVLKSGGSLSGGAAMWNAGFLPSVHQGVPFRGHGQPILHVSNPPGYDQKAQHDSLDLIHRLNSKQLEETGDPEIRTRMEAYEMAFRMQSRAPELMDFSQETEETLELYGANPLDPKNDFATNCLMARRLAERGVRFVQVYHAGWDHHSNVEGGIRGQAKQTDQACAALVEDLRRRGMLDDTLIVWGGEFGRTPMVEASAALGRSQGRDHHPQAFTMWFAGGGIKPGFSLGQTDELGFNVVEDKVHVHDVQATILKCLGIDHTKLTFRHRGLNFKLTGVEEHHPVEKLFV, encoded by the coding sequence ATGAACTGGCTACAAGAACAAACGCGACGGCATTTCTTCCGCAACTGCGGAGTCGGCATCGGTAAGATTGCTCTGGCGTCGCTATTGGCTCAGTCGAGTGAAGCGGTGGCCGAGGGTACGGGCCCCTTTACGCCCAAGTCAACCCACTTTCCGGCCAAGGCCAAGCGGGTGATCTACCTGTTTATGGCCGGTGCTCCAAGCCAGTTAGAACTGTTCGACTACAAGCCAAAGCTGGCCGAGATGGAAGGGAAACCGATACCTCCGTCGGTGATCGATGGTCAGCGTTATGCGTTTATTCAGCCTGATGCGGCCGTGTTGGGTCCGCGATTCAAGTTTGCCAAACATGGCCAATGTGGTGCGGAAATTTCGGAAGTGCTGCCAGGGCTGGCCAAGGTGGTCGATCACATCTCGATCGTGCGTTCGGTGCATACCGACCATTTCAACCACTCGCCCGCTCAGCTGTTTTGCAATACCGGTAACGGAGTGCCGGGCCGTCCGAGCATGGGTTCGTGGCTCAGTTATGGCCTGGGAAGTGAAGCGGATGACTTGCCCTCATTCGTCGTGCTAAAGAGTGGCGGTAGCTTGAGCGGCGGGGCCGCGATGTGGAATGCCGGTTTCCTTCCTTCTGTCCATCAAGGCGTACCGTTTCGAGGACATGGACAGCCGATACTGCACGTTTCCAATCCGCCGGGGTACGACCAAAAGGCGCAGCATGATTCGCTTGACTTGATCCATCGACTGAATAGCAAGCAACTGGAAGAAACTGGCGATCCTGAGATTCGCACTCGGATGGAAGCGTATGAAATGGCCTTTCGGATGCAGTCGCGTGCCCCGGAACTGATGGACTTTTCGCAAGAGACCGAGGAAACGCTCGAACTATACGGAGCGAATCCGCTCGATCCGAAAAATGATTTTGCAACGAACTGCCTGATGGCTCGCCGACTGGCCGAACGAGGTGTTCGTTTCGTGCAGGTTTACCACGCCGGTTGGGACCATCATAGCAATGTCGAAGGAGGCATTCGCGGACAGGCCAAGCAAACCGATCAGGCCTGTGCGGCACTAGTCGAAGATCTTCGCCGCCGCGGAATGCTGGATGATACGCTGATTGTTTGGGGAGGTGAGTTCGGTCGTACGCCAATGGTCGAAGCAAGTGCGGCCCTGGGCCGAAGCCAAGGACGCGATCATCATCCGCAAGCGTTTACCATGTGGTTTGCCGGCGGCGGAATCAAGCCGGGTTTTTCACTCGGGCAGACGGACGAACTCGGGTTTAACGTCGTTGAAGACAAGGTACATGTGCATGATGTCCAGGCAACCATCCTGAAGTGTCTGGGGATCGATCACACAAAGCTGACGTTCCGACATCGAGGACTGAACTTTAAGCTGACCGGCGTCGAAGAACATCATCCGGTCGAAAAGCTTTTTGTTTAG